Proteins co-encoded in one Saprospira grandis genomic window:
- a CDS encoding YraN family protein, whose amino-acid sequence MAKHHKIGILGEKMALEYLLKQGYQLKAKNWRYGRAEIDLIVFKKNVLIFVEVKTRKNATFGPPELAVTPKKQQLLFEAAAAYMHAQNYEEEIRFDVIAIQLSAHEAIKHFEDAFFPIWDGKTN is encoded by the coding sequence ATGGCAAAACATCACAAGATAGGCATCTTGGGCGAAAAGATGGCCCTAGAATACCTTTTGAAGCAAGGCTATCAGTTAAAGGCTAAAAACTGGCGCTATGGGCGGGCCGAAATAGACCTGATTGTTTTTAAAAAAAACGTTCTCATTTTTGTAGAGGTCAAAACCCGAAAAAACGCCACTTTTGGTCCACCCGAATTAGCCGTTACCCCCAAAAAGCAACAGCTTCTTTTTGAGGCCGCTGCAGCCTATATGCATGCCCAAAATTATGAGGAGGAAATCCGTTTTGATGTGATTGCCATTCAGCTTTCGGCCCATGAAGCCATCAAACATTTTGAAGACGCTTTTTTCCCTATCTGGGATGGAAAGACCAACTAA
- the lipB gene encoding lipoyl(octanoyl) transferase LipB, producing the protein MSKNVKVEELGRINYEEAWAYQTELFNACIDRKKRQRAGEELEQFGHFLFCEHPHVYTLGRNGKEAHLLLDEAGLQAHEASFVKINRGGDITYHGLGQIVGYPILDLDCFFTDIGRYIRSIEEMVIRTLKDYGITAGRIKGESGVWLDEDGPNARKICAIGVHLSRWVTMHGFAFNINTDMSYFGHIIPCGIQDKGVTSLAQELGRPVAEEEVKSLLSRHFADIFAAELDFSLAPNLLQHEK; encoded by the coding sequence ATGAGCAAGAACGTAAAAGTAGAAGAACTCGGCCGCATCAATTATGAGGAGGCCTGGGCCTACCAAACCGAACTTTTCAATGCCTGTATCGATCGCAAAAAGCGACAAAGAGCAGGGGAGGAGCTAGAGCAGTTTGGCCATTTTCTATTTTGTGAACACCCCCATGTCTATACCCTAGGCCGAAATGGCAAAGAAGCCCATTTACTACTCGATGAGGCGGGCTTGCAAGCCCATGAGGCCAGTTTTGTGAAAATTAACCGGGGGGGAGATATTACTTATCATGGCTTGGGCCAAATTGTGGGCTATCCCATTTTGGACCTCGATTGCTTTTTTACCGATATTGGCCGATATATCCGCAGTATCGAAGAAATGGTGATCCGTACACTGAAAGATTATGGCATTACCGCCGGCCGCATCAAAGGCGAGTCTGGTGTCTGGCTAGATGAAGATGGCCCCAATGCCCGCAAAATCTGCGCAATTGGGGTGCATCTGAGCCGTTGGGTGACCATGCACGGCTTTGCCTTTAATATCAATACCGATATGAGCTACTTCGGCCATATCATCCCTTGTGGTATCCAAGATAAGGGCGTGACCTCCCTAGCCCAAGAATTGGGACGGCCCGTAGCAGAAGAGGAGGTCAAAAGTTTGCTTTCTCGGCATTTTGCAGATATCTTTGCAGCCGAATTAGATTTTAGCCTAGCGCCAAATTTACTACAGCATGAAAAATGA
- a CDS encoding bifunctional phosphoglucose/phosphomannose isomerase: MMNELIKNFGAQLTEAIAIGENITLTAPKQELRNIVVVGMGGSGIGANFAKEFTAEERPLPMEVVKGYDLPNYVNPHSLVICSSFSGNTEETLIGLEAAIEKGAKIVCVSSGGKMKALAEEHGLDFVQLPHAGSPPRACLGLSLVQQLFILKFFGCAKAERIEQLKQSILLLEKEQADIMEKAKKMAQFMSGKFPVLYTHDRMGSVVLRLRQQLNENAKILCGHHLIPEMNHNELVGWRKQEGDFAVLIFRSKFEHERNQARIKINKEIINHYTQTLIEIKLKGDSLIEEAIYAVHLGDWISWELSVLRQVDATEVKVIDFLKGELAGQA; the protein is encoded by the coding sequence ATGATGAATGAACTAATCAAAAACTTTGGCGCTCAGTTGACGGAGGCCATTGCAATCGGCGAGAATATAACATTAACTGCTCCTAAGCAGGAATTGCGCAATATTGTGGTTGTGGGAATGGGCGGCTCTGGTATTGGGGCCAACTTTGCCAAGGAATTCACGGCAGAGGAGCGTCCTTTGCCTATGGAAGTGGTTAAGGGCTATGATTTGCCCAATTATGTCAACCCCCATAGCTTGGTCATTTGCTCTTCTTTTTCGGGCAATACCGAAGAGACCCTAATTGGCCTAGAGGCAGCCATTGAAAAAGGGGCCAAAATTGTTTGTGTCAGCTCTGGTGGTAAAATGAAAGCCTTGGCCGAAGAGCATGGATTAGATTTCGTTCAATTGCCACATGCGGGTAGTCCTCCCCGCGCTTGTTTGGGCCTTTCTTTGGTGCAGCAGCTATTTATCCTAAAGTTCTTTGGTTGTGCCAAGGCCGAGCGCATCGAGCAGCTCAAGCAAAGTATCCTTTTGCTAGAAAAAGAGCAGGCCGACATCATGGAGAAGGCCAAGAAAATGGCGCAGTTCATGAGCGGCAAGTTTCCCGTTCTCTATACCCATGATCGTATGGGATCTGTTGTTTTGCGTTTGCGCCAGCAGCTCAACGAAAATGCAAAAATCCTTTGTGGCCATCATCTAATTCCCGAAATGAACCATAACGAATTGGTAGGCTGGCGTAAACAAGAGGGCGATTTTGCTGTCTTGATTTTCAGAAGTAAGTTTGAGCATGAGCGCAATCAAGCCCGCATCAAAATCAATAAGGAAATCATTAACCACTACACCCAAACCTTGATCGAGATCAAACTTAAGGGCGATAGCTTGATTGAAGAGGCGATCTATGCCGTACATTTGGGCGACTGGATCTCTTGGGAGCTTTCTGTTTTGCGCCAAGTAGATGCCACCGAAGTAAAAGTGATTGATTTCCTAAAAGGAGAATTGGCCGGCCAAGCCTAA